A genomic window from Salvia hispanica cultivar TCC Black 2014 chromosome 5, UniMelb_Shisp_WGS_1.0, whole genome shotgun sequence includes:
- the LOC125186099 gene encoding glycerophosphodiester phosphodiesterase GDPDL6-like, with amino-acid sequence MVGHLLLCILLFLTIEVKDGAKLPVVEKQKKFMTLSGGEPEVVALGGYSGFFPSSTLSAYDFSLDISMPGTIQYCNVHFSKDNVGYCVAQINLMNTTNIEEFDLKGLKTYKIYGQEVHGYFGLDYPANVLFENVTTRQNIFSRSGVYDGAPLVAPFQLFEDRNKTPARVWLHIENEMFYSDHKISAASYLETELPRLPEFLSSPEIGFLKSMGAKAAKSKTKLILTFLGLDDVEPTTKKPYGSLIKDLAMIKSFASGIVVPKEYIWPVDKNKMLQPATTLVQDAHKAGLSVYASSFANDRLWSYNFSYDPVQEYLEFTQNPEFSVDGVLSEFPSTASEAIACINLDKKAPRAVPTLIISHNGASGDYPGSTDLAYNKAVADGADVLDCSVQMSKDGVAFCSDRADLMKTTTAAAVFIDRSTNIKEIQSADGVFSFDLTWNEIQTLKPTIESFFPELPRNPAVKNNGKLMTLAEFLELAKAATVKGVFISIRNAAFLAGKKSLDIVGTVSSALSNSKFDKQTLQKVLVESDDTSVLDHFRNVPAYERVLYIKDAIGSVADQAVKEVKEHADAVHLRRNSIMVAENSFIANFTETIPAFHAANISVYVGILRNEYQNLALDYLSDPYVELATMTALQVDGFLTEYPYTASLFSRSTCVNEGSAYVIMPVQPGMMFPQEAVAEPPQLSPKDVVDPPLPAVAKTASPPAAAVSNKQTSSATTNAFRVSAQSLFFAAVLMLQG; translated from the exons ATGGTTGGCCATTTGCTTTTGTGTATCTTACTGTTTCTAACAATAGAAGTTAAAGATGGCGCTAAGCTACCGGTTGttgaaaagcaaaagaaattCATGACTCTGAGTG GTGGTGAGCCGGAGGTTGTTGCACTAGGCGGATACTCGGGATTCTTCCCTAGTTCAACCCTGAGTGCTTATGACTTTTCTCTTGACATTAGCATGCCTGGAACAATCCAGTATTGCAATGTCCATTTCTCCAAGGACAACGTTGGCTACTGCGTTGCACAAATAAATCTTATGAACACAACAAATATTGAGGAATTTGACCTGAAAGGACTTAAGACGTACAAAATATACGGACAAGAAGTCCACGGATATTTTGGTCTGGACTACCCTGCCAATGTCTTATTTGAGAATGTCACAA CGCGCCAAAACATTTTCAGCAGGTCTGGTGTATACGACGGTGCTCCACTGGTTGCACCATTTCAACTGTTCGAAGACAGGAATAAGACACCGGCAAGAGTTTGGTTGCACATTGAG AATGAAATGTTCTATAGTGACCACAAGATCAGTGCTGCATCATATCTCGAAACTGAATTGCCACGGTTGCCAGAGTTCCTTTCGTCTCCGGAGATAGGTTTCTTGAAGTCTATGGGAGCCAAGGCAGCCAAGTCTAAAACAAAGCTCATCTTGACATTCTTAGGACTAGATGACGTCGAGCCAACGACCAAAAAACCATATGGTTCCCTGATTAAAGATCTGGCCATGATCAAATCATTTGCATCAGGGATTGTTGTGCCAAAAGAATATATTTGGCCTGTTGACAAGAACAAGATGTTGCAGCCAGCAACAACCCTCGTGCAAGACGCTCATAAAGCAGGCCTTTCCGTGTACGCTTCTAGCTTTGCAAATGACAGATTATGGAGCTACAATTTCAGCTATGATCCTGTGCAAGAGTACCTAGAGTTCACTCAGAATCCTGAATTTTCTGTGGATGGTGTCTTGTCCGAGTTTCCTTCAACTGCTTCAGAAGCAATTG CATGCATCAATCTGGATAAGAAGGCTCCCAGGGCAGTACCTA CGTTGATCATATCCCATAACGGTGCCAGTGGAGATTACCCCGGTTCGACTGATCTTGCCTACAATAAAGCAGTAGCGGATGGAGCTGATGTACTTGATTGCTCGGTTCAAATGTCTAAAGATGGAGTTGCCTTCTGCTCCGACAGAGCTGACCTTATGAAAACAACTACCGCAGCAGCTGTTTTCATTGACAGGTCTACGAACATTAAAGAGATTCAATCAGCAGATGGTGTTTTCTCCTTTGATCTAACGTGGAACGAAATTCAAACACTCAAGC CCACAATTGAGAGCTTCTTCCCCGAACTACCTAGAAATCCTGCAGTCAAGAACAACGGCAAGCTTATGACCCTCGCTGAGTTCTTGGAACTTGCCAAGGCAGCGACAGTAAAAGGCGTATTCATATCCATAAGG AATGCTGCATTTCTTGCTGGAAAGAAGAGTCTTGACATTGTGGGCACAGTCTCCTCAGCACTCAGCAACTCGAAGTTCGATAAGCAGACACTCCAAAAGGTTCTAGTCGAATCAGATGACACCTCGGTGCTGGATCATTTCAGAAACGTCCCAGCTTATGAAAGAGTGTTGTACATCAAGGACGCGATAGGTAGTGTAGCGGATCAAGCAGTGAAGGAGGTGAAGGAACACGCGGACGCAGTTCACTTGCGCAGAAATTCCATCATGGTAGCCGAAAACAGCTTCATTGCAAACTTCACCGAGACCATCCCAGCCTTCCATGCTGCTAACATCTCAGTGTATGTTGGGATTCTGAGGAACGAATATCAAAACTTGGCCCTCGATTATCTGTCTGATCCGTACGTTGAGCTCGCCACCATGACCGCGCTACAAGTTGATGGTTTCTTAACAGAGTATCCCTACACTGCAAGTCTGTTTTCCA GATCGACTTGTGTAAACGAAGGATCTGCATACGTTATAATGCCGGTCCAGCCAGGTATGATGTTCCCACAAGAAGCAGTGGCTGAACCACCTCAGCTCAGCCCCAAGGATGTGGTTGATCCACCACTGCCTGCGGTGGCAAAGACGGCCTCGCCGCCGGCTGCTGCTGTCTCCAATAAACAAACTTCTTCAGCTACTACTAATGCATTCAGAGTTAGTGCTCAGAGCCTATTTTTTGCTGCAGTGCTGATGCTTCAAGGTTAA
- the LOC125187211 gene encoding LOW QUALITY PROTEIN: UDP-glycosyltransferase 89B2-like (The sequence of the model RefSeq protein was modified relative to this genomic sequence to represent the inferred CDS: inserted 1 base in 1 codon) — translation MVGHVLVFPYPAQGHMLPLLDLTAHLASRGLTITILVTPKNLPLLTPLLSSHPHSISPLILPFPPHPSIPSGVENTLDLPASSFRHMMCALSALRXPLLRWFHSHPSPPSSLIFDMFLGWSSHLASALSIPSFAFFPSGAFAISFLHSLWHQMPHADPVGFPHIPYSPIYPWWQLSPVFRSYVKGDPDSEFIKDSYLANFLGQGLIFNSFEQIEGAHLDYLAHKKFNVWAVGPLLPTDRVTDRGGSSSVVATEVCSWLATCQDDSVVYVCFGSQAVLTNEQMSELTSGLEKSGVRFILSVKGATVGHGDGAGAYGSVPEGFEARVAGRGLVIKGWAPQVVILGHRAIRAFLTHCGWNSTLESVVAGVPMLAWPMGADQYLNATLLVEQLGVAIRVCEGPTTVLGSDELVRFLGEVASDGWSEKRARAVALSKAARDAMKVGGKSYKNLDDFAGLLAKN, via the exons ATGGTCGGTCACGTGCTGGTCTTCCCTTACCCCGCCCAGGGTCACATGCTCCCTCTCCTAGATCTAACCGCCCACCTAGCCTCCCGCGGCCTCACCATCACCATCCTGGTTACCCCCAAAAACCTCCCTCTCCTCACCCCCCTCCTCTCCTCCCACCCTCACTCCATCTCCCCTCTCATCCTCCCCTTCCCCCCTCACCCCTCCATCCCCTCCGGCGTCGAGAACACCCTCGATCTCCCCGCCTCCTCCTTCCGCCACATGATGTGCGCCCTCTCCGCCCTCC GCCCCCTCCTCCGCTGGTTCCACTCCCACCCCTCCCCTCCTTCCTCCCTCATCTTCGACATGTTCCTCGGCTGGTCCTCCCACCTCGCCTCCGCCCTCTCCATCCCCTCCTTCGCCTTCTTCCCCTCCGGCGCCTTCGCCATCTCCTTCCTCCACTCCCTCTGGCACCAAATGCCCCACGCCGATCCCGTGGGCTTTCCCCATATCCCCTATTCCCCTATTTACCCCTGGTGGCAGCTCTCCCCCGTTTTCCGCAGCTACGTCAAGGGAGACCCAGATTCGGAATTTATCAAGGATTCCTACTTGGCCAATTTCCTGGGCCAGGGCTTGATTTTCAATTCGTTTGAACAGATCGAGGGGGCCCACTTGGATTATTTGGCCCATAAAAAGTTTAACGTTTGGGCCGTTGGGCCTCTCTTGCCAACCGACCGCGTCACGGACCGGGGCGGGTCCAGCTCCGTCGTTGCCACCGAGGTCTGCTCCTGGCTCGCCACGTGTCAAGACGACAGCGTGGTGTATGTTTGTTTCGGTAGTCAGGCTGTGTTGACCAACGAGCAGATGTCAGAGTTGACCTCGGGTTTAGAGAAGAGCGGAGTCAGGTTCATTCTGTCGGTCAAGGGCGCCACGGTGGGGCACGGGGACGGGGCCGGGGCCTACGGCTCCGTCCCCGAGGGATTCGAGGCGCGGGTGGCAGGGAGGGGCCTCGTCATCAAGGGGTGGGCCCCGCAGGTGGTGATACTGGGGCATAGGGCTATTAGGGCGTTCCTGACGCACTGCGGATGGAACTCGACTCTCGAGAGTGTCGTGGCGGGAGTGCCCATGCTGGCGTGGCCGATGGGGGCTGATCAGTATTTGAACGCAACGTTGTTGGTGGAGCAGTTGGGGGTGGCGATCCGAGTGTGCGAGGGGCCGACGACCGTGCTCGGGTCGGACGAGCTGGTGCGGTTTTTAGGGGAAGTTGCGAGCGACGGGTGGTCGGAGAAGCGGGCTCGTGCCGTGGCGCTGAGCAAGGCTGCGAGGGATGCGATGAAGGTTGGTGGGAAGTCATACAAGAATTTGGATGATTTTGCTGGGTTATTAGCTAAAAATTAG
- the LOC125189580 gene encoding LOW QUALITY PROTEIN: ubiquitin carboxyl-terminal hydrolase 21-like (The sequence of the model RefSeq protein was modified relative to this genomic sequence to represent the inferred CDS: inserted 2 bases in 1 codon) — MADDDLYVYYMPDDVNDTRALSSHKPPDKSAHDLSNHAILGVGLENLGNTCFMNSVLQCXHTVPLLQPIFSTQSTNNLMCTDNKKQFCLLNALRDLIFQCLVSNATVSPVDLVNNLTYTSSNFKRSQQEDAHEFFQCFLDRLGSCHERGYSIVQRVFGGCLVSNLMCCNCGHCSDTYEPSIDLSLEIDDADNLFNALYSFTKVERIGDPQTKFKCQKCKERVYVEKKLSFARHPQVALLHLKRFINHGSFVQKIDKHVAFPLDLDLQPFTRRANHNHVSEDLEYVLYAVVVHVGLSPTSGHYYCYIRLSAGIWFCFDDSKVELVDEEYVLSQEAYLLFYAKKSTPWFSSFIETQKEFLYSTTWHTSPVSVLDNSMSPYSDNRFSISWNTGRGRIKDIGVRNETKGIVSIAPHQKLSPVKFEKANYKKEVSVPQKTPIDIEAILRSPSPEIDIKDSPGFSFFRRHLRNADRLSCKRRLEEDMDAHPEMVA; from the exons ATGGCCGACGACGATTTATACGTGTACTACATGCCGGATGATGTGAACGATACTCGTGCCTTATCTTCGCATAAGCCACCAGACAAATCTGCACATGACTTGTCTAATCATGCTATCTTA GGAGTTGGCCTGGAAAATTTAGGCAACACTTGCTTTATGAATTCAGTTTTGCAGTG TCACACTGTTCCACTTCTTCAACCAATTTTCTCAACTCAATCTACCAATAACT TAATGTGTACAGATAATAAGAAGCAGTTTTGTTTGCTAAATGCACTGCgggatttgatttttcaatgtCTTGTTTCGAATGCCACTGTCTCTCCTGTAGATCTTGTCAACAATTTAACTT ATACATCATCGAACTTCAAAAGATCACAGCAGGAAGATGCTCATGAATTCTTTCAGTGCTTTTTGGATAGGCTCGGTTCATGTCATGAACGGGGCTATAGCATAGTGCAACGAGTATTTGGCGGTTGTCTTGTCAGCAAT TTAATGTGTTGTAACTGTGGTCACTGCTCGGACACTTATGAACCATCAATCGACCTGAGTTTGGAGATCGATGATGCGGACAATTTGTTTAATGCTCTCTACTCTTTCACAAAGGTTGAAAGGATAGGAGATCCGCAGACTAAGTTTAAATGTCAAAAATGTAAAGAGCGAGTGTACGTTGAGAAGAAACTTTCCTTCGCCCGGCATCCTCAAGTAGCGCTACTTCATTTGAAGAGGTTCATAAATCATGGCAGTTTTGTTCAAAAGATCGATAAACATGTCGCATTTCCCTTAGATTTGGATTTGCAGCCTTTCACTCGCCGCGCCAATCATAATCATGTGAGTGAAGATCTTGAATATGTGCTCTATGCTGTTGTGGTGCACGTCGGATTAAGTCCTACATCTGGCCACTACTACTGCTATATACGCTTATCTGCTGGCAtatggttttgttttgatgattCAAAG GTTGAGCTGGTCGATGAAGAATATGTGCTATCACAAGAGGCTTATCTCCTCTTCTATGCAAAAAAAAGCACTCCCTGGTTTTCAAGTTTCATTGAAACACAGAaagaatttttatattcaactACGTGGCACACATCGCCTGTATCCGTGTTAGACAACTCAATGTCTCCCTATTCGGACAACAGGTTTAGCATAAGTTGGAATACGGGAAGAGGACGCATCAAAGATATTGGTGTGAGGAATGAAACTAAGGGGATAGTAAGCATAGCACCACACCAAAAACTGTCTCCAGTTAAATTTGAAAAGGCTAACTATAAGAAGGAGGTTAGTGTTCCCCAAAAGACTCCAATTGATATTGAAGCAATTTTGAGATCTCCAAGTCCTGAGATAGACATAAAAGACTCTCCtg GTTTCAGCTTTTTCCGCAGACATCTGAGGAATGCAGACCGTCTCTCATGCAAAAGACGATTGGAGGAGGATATGGATGCACATCCAGAAATGGTCGCATAA
- the LOC125190804 gene encoding probable ADP-ribosylation factor GTPase-activating protein AGD8: protein MATDTFTDRNAIFRKLRAKSDNKMCFDCNAKNPTWASVTYGIFLCIDCSGVHRSLGVHISFVRSTNMDSWTPEQLKMMLFGGNNRAQVFFKQHGWSDGGKIEAKYTSRAAELYKQLLAKEVAKNNAEESGLPSSPVASQSSQPSNGFSDVKVAEESNGNSSNDTLKERQSLKNGTPESSSSSPRASQAVATIYVKKTLGAKKAGKTGGLGAKKLTSKPSESLYDQKPEEPPVQVSSTKSATSSTPAVGASFTSRFEYTENSQPTELSSGGTRIINHVSAPKSSNFFAEYGMDNGFPKKSGSNSLKVQVEETDEARKKFSNAKSISSAQYFGNQTKANDLEASATLEKFSGSSSISSADLFGQESGSPVDVSASELINKLSFQAQQDISSLKNIAGETGKKISSLASSLLTDLQDRVL, encoded by the exons ATGGCTACCGACACCTTCACCGACAGAAACGCCATTTTCCGCAAGCTCAGAGCCAAGTCCGATAATAAG ATGTGTTTCGATTGCAACGCGAAGAATCCGACTTGGGCGTCGGTTACGTATGGGATCTTCCTCTGCATTGATTGTTCGGGGGTTCATCGAAGCCTTGGCGTGCACATCAGCTTCGTAAG GTCAACAAATATGGATTCTTGGACACCTGAGCAGTTGAAGATGATGTTATTTGGCGGAAATAACCGTGCTCAAGTTTTTTTCAAGCAGCATGGATGGAGTGATGGAGGCAAGATTGAGGCCAAATATACCTCAAGAGCTGCTGAGTTATACAAGCAATTACTTGCTAAAGAAGTTGCAAAAAACAATGCAGAAGAGTCAGGCTTACCTTCCTCACCCGTTGCTTCCCAGTCATCCCAACCTTCTAATGGATTTTCTGATGTAAAAGTTGCTGAAGAGTCCAATGGAAATTCTTCAAATGACACATTGAAAGAAAGACAATCTCTAAAAAATGGAACACCAgagtcttcttcttcttcacccaGGGCCTCTCAAGCAGTTGCAACAATTTATGTCAAGAAGACTCTCGGTGCAAAGAAAGCTGGGAAGACTGGTGGACTAGGGGCGAAGAAACTTACTAGCAAG CCTAGTGAAAGCCTTTACGATCAGAAGCCTGAAGAACCTCCTGTACAAGTTTCTTCTACCAAATCTGCAACCAGCAGCACTCCTGCAGTTGGTGCATCATTTACATCTCGATTTGAGTATACTGAAAATAGCCAACCTACTGAGCTGAGTTCTGGAGGCACTCGTATTATTAACCATGTATCAGCCCCAAAGTCATCCAATTTCTTTGCTGAATACGGCATGGACAACGGCTTCCCTAAGAAAAGTGGGTCAAATTCATTAAAAGTCCAA GTTGAAGAGACCGACGAAGCGAGGAAGAAATTTTCTAATGCAAAATCTATATCATCTGCCCAGTACTTTGGTAATCAAACCAAGGCTAATGATTTAGAGGCATCAGCTACATTGGAGAAATTCTCA GGGTCATCGTCAATTTCTAGTGCTGATCTGTTTGGTCAGGAGTCAGGCTCTCCTGTTGACGTTTCTGCGAGTGAGCTTATTAATAAGCTGTCTTTCCAG GCACAACAAGATATCTCCTCTCTAAAGAATATTGCAGGAGAAACCGGGAAGAAGATAAGCTCCCTTGCATCATCGTTACTAACGGATCTGCAAGACAGGGTCCTCTGA